GCTCGATCGGTTTCTTGCGATCCAGCAGGAACTCGATCGGGTCGGCCTTCTCGATCCGTTCGCGCGCCATCGCCGCTGGCGATTTCATACTGCCGCCCATGCCCGGGCCGCCTCTTCCCCCCATGCCGCCGCCGCGGCCACCGGCACCTCCGCCCATGCCACCGCCCCCCATTCCACCCATCTGGGCGGCCAGCACCGCGGGCGTGACAGTCGCTAGCGTACAGGCAAGCATGGACGCCGCTAGGAATCGACGACGGACAGAGACGTGATGAGCAGACATGGTCGAGAGGAGTAGAGTGGCAGCACGAGTCATCGATTGGCGACGCCTGTTCCAACATACCGGAGTCGTGCTCGTCGCCGCCTGTGCACGTAACACGGCCCCGGTGGCCAACCCCACGCGGGAGCCCGCCGCCGTCTCGGCACCCGCGTCGGGACCCACGCTGTCCAGCGACCTCGCCGTCGTTCCCGTGCGCGTGACGTACGTGCTCAGCGCCCTTACACCGTCACTCGATTCGCTCTTCCCGGTCAGTGACTCGCTGAGCGCCGCCCGCTGCGCGGCGATCGGCTTGGTGTGCCATCAGTACGTGTATCGACGCGAACCGCTGCGCCTGCGCGCCGAGGGACCGCAGCTTTTAATCGACACGAAGCTGGCCTATCGCGCCCGACTCGGCACCATCGGTGGCAGTGCCCGGGTCGCCAGCTGTGGCTACGCGCCGGAGGCCATGCGACGCGCCAGCACGTCCATGACGACCTCACTCTACTGGCGACGCGATTGGAAGATCGGTGCGCGTAACACGAAGCTGGTGGCCGCACTCGTGGACCGCTGCATGGTGACGGCACTCGGGGTCGATGCCACGAAGACGTTGCAGGGTGTCATCGACAAGCAGCTCGCGTTGTTCGCGGCGGAGGCGGATTCCACGATTCCCACCGTCGGCGACTTCAAGCCATTGGCCGATTCGCTCTGGCAGAGCTTTCTCGAGCCGACGGCGCTCGACTCCACGAATACGCTGTGGCTCATGCTTGATCCGCAGGCGGTGCAGGTGACCCCCTTCCGCGGCAACGGGCCGAGCATCATCACCACGATGGTACTGTATGCGCGACCACGCGTGATCGCCGGCGCAAAGCCAGTCGTGCGGCGGAAGCCGCTGCCCGTACTCGCCCTTGGTTCGGCGCCGATGGAGTACACGGTTCCGGTGAGTGTGGAACTGCCATTCGCGGAACTCGAACGTCGCGCCGCGCTACTCCTGTCGCAGGAAACGTCGAGCGGCAGTGTGCGCGTAGACAGCGTCCATGTGCGCGGCATGCGCGACAGCGTGCGCATCGATCTCACAGTCTCGGGATCGTTGCGCGGACGCCTGTCGCTTACGTCACGGGTGCGATGGGATGCCATCGCTCGTGAAATCCGCCTGGACGACCTCGATTGGTCGCTGGAGAGCCGTGGGAAGCTCTCACGGGTAAAAGCCACTCTCGGCGCGCCGCTCGTGGGACGTGCCGTGCGGCGCGCCACCAATGGCGGACGCGTGGCGCTCGGCGCGCAGCTGGATTCGGTGCGTGCGGAGTTGATGCGCAAGCTGAACGGGCCGATGGCGCCCGGCGTGGTGATGGGTAGCAGTGTGCGCGACTTGCAGATAATCGATGTCACCGCGACGGCAACGGCCTTCGTGGTCACGGCGCGACTCACCGGACAATCAGGAGTGTGGTTTCAATGACGGTACACGTCAACAAGTACCTGTGCGCGGCCGCGATGGCGATCGTAGGCAGCGTGCCGTCGATGCAGGCCCAGAGCGCCCCCGCGAGCGACGCCACCACCGCGCGGATCATGCAGCGGCTCGGTGCGTTGGCGGCGGACAGCATGGAAGGCCGTCGCGCCGGCACCGCGGGTTCGGTGCGCGCCCGCGCGTACCTCGTGCAGGAGCTCACCGCGATGGCGGCCAAGCCGTTCGGCGGGAGCTTCACCATGCCGGTCGCACTGCGCGCACGAGCCGGCGCCCACACGACCGGGGCAAACATCGTAGCGCGCATCCCCGGCAAGAACTCCACTGGTCCCGTGCTGGTGC
This genomic stretch from Gemmatimonas sp. harbors:
- a CDS encoding DUF4403 family protein; the encoded protein is MLVAACARNTAPVANPTREPAAVSAPASGPTLSSDLAVVPVRVTYVLSALTPSLDSLFPVSDSLSAARCAAIGLVCHQYVYRREPLRLRAEGPQLLIDTKLAYRARLGTIGGSARVASCGYAPEAMRRASTSMTTSLYWRRDWKIGARNTKLVAALVDRCMVTALGVDATKTLQGVIDKQLALFAAEADSTIPTVGDFKPLADSLWQSFLEPTALDSTNTLWLMLDPQAVQVTPFRGNGPSIITTMVLYARPRVIAGAKPVVRRKPLPVLALGSAPMEYTVPVSVELPFAELERRAALLLSQETSSGSVRVDSVHVRGMRDSVRIDLTVSGSLRGRLSLTSRVRWDAIAREIRLDDLDWSLESRGKLSRVKATLGAPLVGRAVRRATNGGRVALGAQLDSVRAELMRKLNGPMAPGVVMGSSVRDLQIIDVTATATAFVVTARLTGQSGVWFQ